From Helicoverpa armigera isolate CAAS_96S chromosome 19, ASM3070526v1, whole genome shotgun sequence, one genomic window encodes:
- the LOC110373535 gene encoding uncharacterized protein LOC110373535 gives MQEKQSCAPIIPFERVNERVAAATGISLRTVARIGNEGRLAEASSSKIVTPGKNRKTRKDKILMDNFDIGVLRRKIHEFYTFKKEIPTVNKLLQVLREEIGFTGSREILRQHIKMIGFRFRKTISNRKVLMERNDITAWRARYLQTLKHNDDTEKLPVVYLDETYIHSGHTAGKCWQNDDEDGVLEPISKGQRFIIVHAGGNQGFMENACLVFKSQTKSGDYHDDMNHTNFKKWVLEKLSPNLKEPSLIVMDNAPYHNTSVNKPPNTSSRKDEIIEWLRINNIEYSEEYTRPQLLELVNRNKPEPVYAVDAILKGLGHKICRLPPYHCDLNPIEMIWASMKRKVAEINRSSNNIVVRIYAFDTISVEEWRNHCGHVKKLEEEYRKKDGYLDEPFIIRLCSDSEESTDDDDSQDEDDEEFNRMQPLDVVLAEHNYSKRI, from the exons ATGCAAGAAAAGCAATCTTGTGCCCCGATTATTCCATTTGAAAGGGTAAATGAGCGTGTCGCAGCTGCAACAG GTATATCTTTACGGACTGTTGCAAGAATTGGAAATGAAGGAAGATTGGCTGAAGCATCATCGAGTAAAATAGTTACTCCCggaaaaaatagaaaaacaagaAAGGATAAAATTTTAATGGACAATTTTGATATTGGTGTTCTTAGACGAAAGATCCATGAATTTTATACtttcaaaaaagaaataccAACAGTGAATAAGTTGCTGCAAGTACTTAGAGAAGAGATTGGATTCACAGGCAGCCGAGAAATTCTCAGACAACATATAAAAATGATTGGTTTTCGATTCAGAAAAACTATAAGCAACAGAAAGGTCCTCATGGAACGTAATGATATAACTGCTTGGCGTGCTCGTTATCTGCAg actttaaaacATAATGACGATACAGAAAAACTACCTGTAGTCTACTTAGATGAGACCTATATTCACTCCGGTCATACAGCTGGGAAATGTTGGCAGAATGATGATGAAG aTGGAGTATTAGAGCCCATCTCTAAAGGTCAAAGATTTATTATCGTTCATGCCGGAGGTAATCAAGGCTTTATGGAGAATGCTTGCTTGGTGTTTAAGTCACAAACAAAGAGTGGTGACTACCACGACGACATGAACCatacaaattttaaaaaatgggttTTAGAAAAGTTGTCCCCCAATTTGAAGGAGCCCAGTCTaattgtgatggataacgcaccaTATCACAACACAAGCGTCAACAAACCCCCAAACACAAGCAGTAGGAAAGATGAAATCATCGAGTGGTTAAGAATAAACAACATTGAATATTCAGAAGAATATACAAGACCACAACTCTTAGAACTTGTAAATAGAAACAAACCCGAACCAGTGTATGCTGTGGATGCTATTTTAAAAGGACTGGGTCACAAG atatgtCGTTTGCCACCATATCATTGTGATCTAAATCCCATCGAAATGATCTGGGCATCCATGAAACGAAAAGTAGCCGAGATAAATAGAAGTAGTAACAATATAGTAGTAAGAATATA tgcattcgataCCATTTCTGTCGAGGAATGGCGCAATCATTGTGGCCACGTTAAGAAACTGGAAGAAGAGTACCGAAAAAAAGATGGATATTTGGACGAACCATTTATCATACGGTTATGCTCTGATAGCGAGGAAAGCACTGACGACGATGATTCTCAGgatgaagatgatgaagaaTTTAATCGCATGCAACCTCTGGACGTAGTTCTTGCAGAACATAATTATAGTAAACGAATTTaa